Sequence from the Cucumis sativus cultivar 9930 chromosome 1, Cucumber_9930_V3, whole genome shotgun sequence genome:
GTCGAAATCCACAGAAACAAGGTAAAAAACTTGAGTCTGTAAGGTCCAAGTCTTCAAAGCAAATTGGACAAGATGTAGGCACAGGAATAACACCACCACAGGCCCAAGAGACCCCTCCACATCCAAAACGCCGATCTGTAGTCGGTAAACTAAGCTGTTTTGATAACGTGGGCAAACTCTGAGGACGAAAGGCATCATCAGGCCTCCATGCTCGGCAATTCATCGAAGCCCTCTGCACTATTCTCCCACGCTCAACACTCGAGTCACCATCTCCTACGCCCAACTCGTTTCTTCTGTCTCCACAAGAATCCAATTGAGAAATAACATTGCCTCTGGGGGAAGACTCTGAACATTGATCATGTTGCTTGTCAGTGGCGGCTAGGGCATCGGCAATAGCCTCCCAATCATCCAAGCAGTCAtcatctccttcttcttcttcctcctcctccgtTATACTCCCTGAGCGACAGCCACTAGAGCTGCTACGGCAGCTACTACTACTGCTACTCCCAGTAAAATGAGGACCCGAATCATTTCCACCCAATATACTACTGCCAAGACTAGGGGGGCTATTAGACGGTGAGTCCGAATAATCGCTATGGTGGTGGACCGATCTGTCATTCTCTTCTCCT
This genomic interval carries:
- the LOC101211244 gene encoding uncharacterized protein LOC101211244 encodes the protein MVTDSIANASISLAPNARDLPLPKKKRVRNSKLKQSKLDVRREQWLSRGAVKNKKWNEEDNRLDSVVIKTRKDDDLSSEKINMREIGEENDRSVHHHSDYSDSPSNSPPSLGSSILGGNDSGPHFTGSSSSSSCRSSSSGCRSGSITEEEEEEEGDDDCLDDWEAIADALAATDKQHDQCSESSPRGNVISQLDSCGDRRNELGVGDGDSSVERGRIVQRASMNCRAWRPDDAFRPQSLPTLSKQLSLPTTDRRFGCGGVSWACGGVIPVPTSCPICFEDLDLTDSSFLPCFCGFRLCLFCHKRILEEDGRCPGCRKPYDRDPADNETNVLAGSPTLPLARSCSMISRS